The following coding sequences lie in one Gammaproteobacteria bacterium genomic window:
- a CDS encoding hypothetical protein (Evidence 5 : Unknown function), with the protein MLLQEALKMLQEGEVLCREAWSFNDGYLTMMKGMTHVWKIVLQPSPNAGNYIFSLADLLADDWKLFEMPKDAVDAIIEGKVEQVA; encoded by the coding sequence ATGTTGTTGCAAGAAGCGTTAAAGATGTTACAAGAAGGTGAAGTATTATGTCGTGAAGCATGGTCATTTAACGATGGCTATTTAACGATGATGAAAGGCATGACGCACGTGTGGAAAATCGTGTTACAACCATCGCCTAATGCGGGTAACTACATTTTCTCTTTGGCTGATTTGTTGGCTGATGATTGGAAATTATTTGAAATGCCCAAAGACGCAGTAGATGCAATAATTGAAGGAAAAGTTGAGCAAGTAGCTTAA